Proteins found in one Polyangiaceae bacterium genomic segment:
- a CDS encoding DUF2330 domain-containing protein, which yields MKRALSALFALGLTASALPASALPGFYAGKGSEKRIVRSTHIVVMNRGDASAITIMPDYEGPLTPFALVMAVPADVVTDRVKTLKREFMDRVENLTAPRFHEFWEMDPCEPGKPEQYWEQKFSASSDTDFLGGPKIGDPTKKVAKELFIQTDADFKEGEYGYSILDETQSQDVVGYLSSKGYTAPAGAAAALKPYLDKGMKILVAEVDSKRIELAGGDYAILSPIRYWSEKPVTTLPLKLGLLSGDGKQETFVYTFDPKSRYSVKNYENLFAPTNLTVDFVAKERMGELYTAMHDLSLAKNPKGVLVEYAWPSEGCGEPCQNERMLPHELMSLGGDVFEQFVPEEEREPEPPPLTEEEEKIHDAKKKELKGKEKKEYEKTFEEERKIVAKKKALIARNKYIVTRLHHRYDADNLPEDFVLAPAAAVEGGAGIPQGENHEISSEVKQAKENKLQVRYNFFHPWKGMMKCEKPVRHRWGKPPRTYRGLRKIWVAVDLARKNRKQIVPTKVVQTAVPSLGLEAAAVGAVDAGPADAGAGDGAEKKKSCGCRAVGAPVSSSDATFALGALALLVGRRRRRRER from the coding sequence ATGAAGCGAGCCCTGTCCGCCCTTTTTGCCCTCGGTCTGACGGCTTCGGCCCTGCCTGCCTCGGCCTTGCCTGGCTTCTACGCTGGAAAGGGCAGCGAGAAGCGCATCGTGCGCTCGACCCACATCGTGGTGATGAATCGCGGTGACGCCAGCGCGATTACCATCATGCCGGACTACGAGGGCCCCTTGACGCCCTTTGCTCTGGTGATGGCCGTGCCGGCGGACGTGGTGACGGATCGCGTGAAGACCCTCAAGCGCGAGTTCATGGATCGGGTCGAGAACCTGACGGCTCCTCGCTTCCACGAATTTTGGGAGATGGACCCCTGTGAGCCCGGCAAGCCCGAGCAGTACTGGGAGCAGAAGTTCTCGGCCAGCTCCGACACGGACTTTCTGGGCGGACCGAAGATCGGCGACCCGACCAAGAAGGTCGCCAAGGAGCTGTTCATCCAGACCGATGCGGACTTCAAAGAGGGCGAGTACGGCTACTCGATCTTGGACGAGACGCAGAGCCAAGATGTCGTGGGCTACTTGTCGAGCAAGGGCTACACCGCTCCAGCGGGTGCCGCCGCTGCGCTCAAGCCCTACCTGGACAAGGGCATGAAGATCCTGGTCGCGGAAGTGGACTCCAAGCGCATCGAATTGGCTGGGGGTGACTACGCGATTCTCAGCCCGATTCGCTACTGGTCCGAGAAGCCCGTGACCACGCTCCCCCTCAAGCTCGGCTTGCTGAGTGGCGACGGCAAGCAAGAGACCTTCGTCTACACCTTCGACCCGAAGTCCCGCTACAGCGTGAAGAACTACGAAAACCTATTCGCGCCGACCAACTTGACCGTGGACTTCGTAGCGAAGGAACGCATGGGCGAGCTCTACACGGCGATGCACGATCTCTCCCTGGCGAAGAACCCCAAGGGCGTCTTGGTGGAGTACGCCTGGCCCTCCGAGGGCTGCGGCGAACCCTGCCAGAACGAACGCATGCTGCCCCACGAGCTGATGAGCTTGGGTGGGGACGTGTTCGAGCAGTTCGTTCCCGAAGAAGAGCGCGAGCCCGAGCCGCCGCCCTTGACTGAAGAAGAAGAGAAGATTCACGACGCGAAGAAGAAGGAGCTCAAGGGCAAGGAGAAGAAGGAGTACGAGAAGACCTTCGAGGAGGAGCGCAAGATCGTCGCCAAGAAGAAAGCGCTGATCGCACGCAACAAGTACATCGTCACGCGCTTGCACCACCGTTACGACGCTGACAACCTGCCCGAGGACTTCGTGTTGGCGCCGGCTGCAGCCGTGGAGGGTGGCGCGGGCATTCCCCAAGGGGAAAACCACGAGATCTCCAGCGAAGTGAAGCAGGCCAAGGAGAACAAGCTCCAGGTTCGCTACAACTTCTTCCATCCTTGGAAAGGGATGATGAAGTGCGAGAAGCCAGTGCGGCATCGCTGGGGCAAGCCGCCGCGCACCTACCGCGGTCTGCGCAAGATCTGGGTGGCCGTGGACCTGGCACGCAAGAACCGAAAGCAGATTGTGCCCACCAAGGTCGTGCAGACCGCCGTCCCCTCCCTCGGCCTCGAGGCCGCGGCTGTCGGTGCGGTGGACGCGGGCCCGGCAGACGCCGGCGCTGGCGACGGAGCGGAAAAGAAGAAGAGCTGCGGCTGCCGCGCGGTTGGCGCTCCCGTCTCGAGCTCGGACGCCACCTTTGCTTTGGGCGCCCTCGCGCTGCTCGTGGGGCGCCGTCGGCGCCGGCGCGAGCGCTGA
- a CDS encoding SDR family oxidoreductase, with protein sequence MKRALVTGAATRVGRSIALELARAGYDLAIHYRSSDSAAAATAEEVRAVGTRAVTVSADLREAPACRKVVEESVRALGGLELLVPSAAEFVRTPLDEVDEERWQRALELNLSSALWLSLAAAPHLKTSHGCIVFITCSSATAPFRNYLPYVVAKGGLRQLMSTLALELAPEVRVNAVAPGTVLPPPQMSGEAAARLTQSTPLGRVGTPEDVARAVRYLAEASYVTGEEIRVDGGRALARVERFDT encoded by the coding sequence GTGAAGCGCGCCCTGGTCACCGGCGCCGCCACTCGCGTGGGGCGAAGCATCGCCCTGGAACTTGCTCGCGCCGGCTACGACCTGGCGATTCACTATCGTTCCAGTGACAGCGCGGCGGCCGCCACGGCCGAGGAAGTGCGCGCCGTCGGAACGCGTGCAGTCACGGTGAGCGCCGACTTGCGTGAGGCGCCCGCGTGTCGAAAGGTCGTGGAAGAAAGTGTTCGGGCACTAGGCGGGCTCGAGCTACTCGTGCCGAGCGCCGCCGAGTTCGTTCGCACTCCCCTCGACGAGGTCGACGAGGAACGATGGCAGCGCGCCCTCGAGCTCAACCTGTCGAGCGCGTTATGGCTGTCCCTTGCTGCGGCACCACACCTGAAAACTAGCCACGGCTGCATCGTGTTCATCACCTGCTCCAGCGCGACTGCGCCGTTCCGCAACTACCTGCCCTACGTGGTGGCAAAGGGTGGCTTACGACAGTTGATGTCCACGCTGGCGCTGGAACTCGCTCCCGAAGTGCGAGTGAACGCCGTCGCACCCGGCACGGTGTTGCCACCACCGCAGATGAGCGGCGAAGCGGCCGCACGCTTGACCCAAAGCACGCCCCTGGGTCGCGTCGGCACCCCGGAAGACGTGGCTCGCGCGGTGCGCTACCTGGCGGAGGCCAGCTACGTCACCGGTGAGGAGATCCGCGTGGACGGCGGCCGAGCCTTGGCGCGCGTCGAACGTTTCGACACCTGA
- a CDS encoding penicillin-binding transpeptidase domain-containing protein has product MRRRGLTLIAAVALASPAAGGETERAVPDVSRATLHGGTYVAPTADGSDVALTLDPQLQRAAGQLIAQANPAAAAVIVVHAPTGRVLALVERTPKGGSYGDLLLRPGAPSASVFKIVTTAALLQRGHVSPKQKVCTAGGERRIERRHLEAPKTRDSQCGLFFSALGHSRNAVYAQLVTSSLMRADLEGTIDDFGANGAALFDLPARNGSIRLPYNDLAFARTAAGFENVKLSAIGAAQLAAVVMSGGKRMAFHVLRDTADAAEPQQVLTPATAQVMRRMMEVTVHAGTSLEAFSAPNGQSYLGPVRVAGKTGTLRPDSNTETSSWFVGFAPSRQPEVLVSVVLQNGKVWRRKANELARDVLRVWFARRGVRGVTDPLGDAQR; this is encoded by the coding sequence ATGCGTCGCCGGGGTCTCACGTTGATCGCAGCCGTTGCGCTCGCGTCGCCTGCCGCTGGCGGTGAGACGGAACGCGCGGTCCCCGATGTGTCGCGCGCCACCTTGCACGGCGGAACCTACGTCGCACCCACTGCGGATGGCAGCGACGTTGCGCTCACGCTCGATCCGCAGCTCCAGCGCGCTGCGGGACAACTCATCGCGCAGGCGAACCCTGCCGCCGCCGCGGTCATCGTCGTGCATGCGCCCACGGGGCGCGTCCTTGCGCTCGTGGAGCGCACGCCGAAAGGCGGCAGTTATGGAGATCTGCTGCTTCGCCCCGGCGCGCCGTCCGCTAGCGTGTTCAAGATCGTGACCACCGCCGCACTGTTGCAGCGAGGGCACGTCAGTCCCAAGCAAAAGGTCTGCACGGCAGGCGGGGAACGCCGCATCGAACGCCGCCACCTGGAGGCCCCAAAAACGCGCGACAGTCAGTGCGGGCTGTTCTTCTCCGCCCTGGGGCATAGCCGCAACGCGGTCTACGCACAGCTCGTCACCTCCAGCCTGATGCGCGCCGATCTGGAGGGCACCATCGACGACTTCGGAGCCAACGGCGCGGCGCTGTTCGACTTGCCTGCGCGCAATGGCTCCATTCGCCTTCCCTACAACGACTTGGCCTTCGCCCGCACCGCCGCAGGCTTCGAAAACGTCAAGCTCTCCGCCATCGGCGCGGCGCAGTTGGCCGCCGTGGTGATGTCCGGTGGCAAGCGCATGGCCTTTCACGTGCTGCGAGACACGGCTGACGCGGCGGAGCCGCAGCAGGTGCTGACTCCAGCCACCGCACAAGTCATGCGACGCATGATGGAGGTCACCGTCCACGCCGGCACGAGCCTGGAAGCCTTCAGCGCACCCAATGGGCAGAGCTACCTGGGTCCAGTTCGAGTCGCTGGCAAGACGGGGACCTTGCGTCCTGACAGCAACACGGAAACGTCGAGCTGGTTCGTCGGCTTCGCCCCGAGTCGACAGCCGGAAGTGCTCGTGAGCGTCGTGCTCCAAAACGGCAAGGTCTGGCGCCGCAAGGCCAACGAACTAGCGCGCGACGTACTGCGCGTGTGGTTCGCCCGCCGCGGTGTACGCGGCGTGACGGATCCCCTCGGCGACGCCCAGCGCTGA
- a CDS encoding AgmX/PglI C-terminal domain-containing protein, protein MKALRAVLSLATLFPLACGGGDKPVKAPTEIEEQDDGPGTGTQLDVSAEVGALDEGKVTKVFEKSIKELQGCLGQGARRVEFIGGGVAFFVKVDQSGRVSHAHLERSTIGDRDTEKCMLGVLQSKEWPAPVGGKVGIARNSFDFDPPNDVRPAEEWSADKVSETLDAKRSEISQCKSSAPGSYEVTLYVKTDGRALAVGVTPPDERGEAAVDCLVETLMGAEFPKPGSWPAKVSFSL, encoded by the coding sequence ATGAAGGCCCTTCGCGCTGTCCTGTCGCTCGCCACCCTGTTCCCGCTCGCATGCGGTGGCGGGGACAAACCCGTCAAGGCTCCCACGGAGATCGAAGAGCAGGACGACGGTCCCGGTACCGGGACTCAGCTGGACGTGAGTGCAGAGGTGGGCGCGCTGGACGAGGGCAAGGTCACGAAGGTGTTCGAGAAGAGCATCAAGGAGCTGCAGGGCTGCCTGGGCCAAGGCGCCCGTCGCGTGGAGTTCATTGGTGGCGGCGTCGCCTTCTTCGTCAAGGTGGATCAGAGTGGCCGCGTGAGTCATGCCCACCTGGAGCGCTCCACGATCGGCGATCGCGACACGGAAAAGTGCATGCTCGGCGTGCTTCAGAGCAAGGAATGGCCCGCGCCGGTGGGGGGCAAGGTCGGCATCGCGCGCAACAGCTTCGATTTCGATCCCCCGAACGACGTGCGCCCCGCGGAAGAATGGAGCGCGGACAAGGTGAGCGAGACCCTCGACGCCAAGCGCTCGGAGATCTCGCAGTGCAAGTCGTCTGCACCGGGAAGCTACGAGGTCACGCTCTACGTCAAGACCGACGGCCGCGCGCTGGCCGTTGGCGTCACCCCACCCGACGAGCGCGGCGAGGCTGCCGTGGACTGTCTGGTGGAAACCCTGATGGGCGCGGAATTCCCGAAGCCGGGGAGCTGGCCGGCCAAGGTTTCGTTTTCGTTGTGA
- a CDS encoding MBL fold metallo-hydrolase, with product MPVQLHELNHANCRTYLLVSDGQAALVDPVRERIPTYLAEIRRRQLTLTCLLETHTHADHLMLSRADKVLLGVPLLMHKNSPSPLVDRHLEDGDMVALGNDSISVWHTPGHTPDSVVYLVPGAVLTGDTLLIGGSGRTDFPGGDAGAQYDAVVGRLFALPDDTRVLPGHDYRGNTESTIAAERAQNPRFLGRSREEYCELMANLGLPAPDRIQQALQVNQSGFEADEVRFPPMGDVATVRTISAEELARLLRSADRPVVVDVREPEEFVGPLGHVAGALLVPMDALERRLPKLAGYVDRELVTVCRAGARSATAAAMFELAGFSKVRNLADGMLGWVEAELDVQR from the coding sequence ATGCCCGTCCAGCTACACGAGCTCAATCACGCCAACTGTCGCACCTACCTGCTGGTCTCGGACGGACAGGCAGCGTTGGTGGATCCGGTGCGGGAGCGCATTCCGACCTACCTGGCGGAGATTCGACGCCGCCAACTCACGCTCACTTGTCTGCTCGAGACCCACACCCACGCAGACCACTTGATGCTGTCGCGCGCCGACAAGGTCCTGCTCGGGGTCCCGCTGTTGATGCACAAGAACAGCCCCAGTCCCTTGGTGGATCGTCACTTGGAAGACGGCGACATGGTCGCGCTCGGAAATGACTCGATCTCCGTGTGGCACACGCCCGGGCACACCCCCGACTCGGTGGTCTATTTGGTGCCGGGCGCGGTGCTGACCGGCGATACGTTGCTGATTGGGGGGTCTGGACGCACAGACTTCCCCGGTGGTGACGCCGGGGCACAGTACGACGCGGTGGTGGGGCGTCTCTTCGCCCTGCCCGACGATACGCGCGTGCTGCCCGGCCACGACTACCGCGGGAACACGGAGAGCACCATCGCCGCGGAGCGCGCGCAAAATCCCCGCTTCCTTGGCCGCAGCCGCGAAGAGTACTGCGAGTTGATGGCGAACCTGGGATTGCCCGCGCCGGATCGCATTCAACAGGCGCTGCAAGTGAACCAGTCGGGCTTCGAAGCGGACGAAGTGCGCTTTCCGCCCATGGGCGACGTGGCGACCGTGCGCACGATCTCCGCCGAGGAGCTGGCGCGCCTGCTGCGCAGCGCAGATCGTCCGGTCGTCGTGGACGTGCGAGAGCCCGAGGAGTTCGTCGGCCCCCTGGGTCACGTGGCGGGAGCGCTCCTAGTACCCATGGACGCCCTCGAGCGTCGCTTGCCCAAGCTTGCCGGCTACGTCGATCGCGAGTTGGTCACGGTTTGTCGCGCCGGTGCTCGCAGCGCGACGGCCGCAGCGATGTTCGAGTTGGCCGGCTTCTCCAAGGTGCGGAACTTGGCGGACGGCATGCTGGGCTGGGTCGAGGCTGAGCTCGACGTCCAGCGCTGA
- a CDS encoding ATP-binding protein has translation MTRLLREHPVVVLLGARQVGKTTLAHDVAATFRASHFFDAESRADHALLAEPELAFRDKRGLIVVDEVQLVPDVLRSVRVLADRPRKPARFLLLGSASPELAQKTAETLAGRAAFHEIGGFDIEEVGNLERLWFRGGFPRSYLARNVRASDEWRHDFIRTFLERDVPRLGIGVAPRTLERFWAMLAHYHGQILNASELGRSFAVAHTTVRSYLDLLVGTFVVTELRPWGENLGKRIVKSPKVYITDSGLLHALLDVPTPAALERHPKLGASWEGFVLGQVLRTLRARSSERFFWAVHSGPELDLLVVSGDRRYGFEFKRTDSPRITSSMKGALELLSLDRLDVVHAGRQTFDLGPKVRALAAAEITSRLAPLRKD, from the coding sequence GTGACTCGCCTTCTGCGTGAGCACCCGGTGGTGGTCCTGCTCGGCGCTCGGCAGGTGGGCAAGACGACTCTCGCGCACGATGTGGCCGCCACTTTTCGCGCTTCGCACTTCTTCGATGCCGAGAGTCGCGCCGACCACGCGCTCCTCGCCGAGCCCGAGCTCGCGTTTCGCGACAAGCGCGGCCTCATCGTCGTGGACGAAGTCCAATTGGTTCCGGATGTGCTTCGAAGCGTGCGCGTGCTGGCCGACCGACCACGGAAGCCGGCTCGCTTCCTACTACTCGGGAGCGCATCGCCGGAGCTGGCGCAGAAAACTGCTGAGACCCTGGCGGGACGGGCAGCGTTTCACGAGATCGGGGGCTTCGACATCGAGGAAGTCGGCAACCTAGAGCGGCTGTGGTTCCGGGGCGGATTCCCTCGCTCATACTTGGCCAGAAACGTGCGTGCGAGCGACGAGTGGCGCCACGACTTCATTCGAACGTTCTTGGAGCGCGACGTGCCGCGTCTCGGAATCGGAGTGGCGCCGCGCACCCTCGAACGTTTTTGGGCCATGCTCGCCCACTATCACGGCCAAATCCTCAACGCGTCCGAGCTGGGCCGTTCCTTCGCTGTCGCGCATACCACCGTGCGGAGCTACCTGGACCTGTTGGTGGGTACGTTCGTGGTCACCGAGCTACGGCCCTGGGGCGAGAACCTGGGAAAGCGAATCGTCAAATCGCCAAAGGTCTACATCACCGACTCAGGTCTCTTGCATGCGTTGCTCGACGTGCCGACGCCTGCCGCGCTCGAGCGTCATCCCAAGCTCGGCGCCAGCTGGGAGGGGTTCGTTCTAGGTCAGGTCCTTCGCACGCTACGCGCCAGGAGCAGCGAACGCTTCTTTTGGGCAGTTCATTCCGGACCCGAATTGGACCTTCTGGTGGTGTCGGGGGATCGACGCTACGGGTTCGAGTTCAAGCGCACCGACTCGCCGCGAATCACCTCTTCGATGAAGGGCGCGCTCGAGTTACTCTCGCTCGATCGCCTCGATGTCGTCCATGCGGGCCGGCAAACCTTCGATCTCGGGCCTAAGGTTCGCGCGCTGGCGGCTGCCGAGATCACCAGCCGCCTCGCCCCGCTACGGAAGGATTGA
- a CDS encoding glutamate synthase-related protein has protein sequence MHQAASATNRTPASIARFSQLQDRVPIHAVVANVDLVVIRLGQKVSVLYGRCLHRGALMSDGHVEGDNLICGLHGWDYRLDTGVSEYNNAEALAKFSAWVEDDEVFVDRKEVERWVQQHPQPYKREQYLGLYQDPHGIPDEDVNGYIQSLAREGLTRFGHHGPISAMGVGRTELPAWKDLQILTAQLWKQPLLDDVAVATELILGPRARKPLALKIPIFVSDMSFGALSEEAKVALALGAEKAGTGICSGEGGMLPEEQAANSRYFYELASGRFGWALDKVKHCQAFHFKAGQGAKTGTGGHLPGIKVKGKIAEVRGLQEGEPAVSPATFADLRTPEDYRRVADEVRDVAAGIPVGFKLSAQHIERDLDFALAASADYVILDGRGGGTGAAPTIFKENISVPTMAAIARARRHLDARGRRDVTLIATGGLRTESDFVKAMALGADGVAISNSALQAIGCLGMRACHTNNCPVGIATQKDHLRKRLIVEESASRLARYLAATVELMQVLARACGHDRLGGFCLDDLTTYKREIADLTGVAFGGAT, from the coding sequence ATGCACCAGGCAGCCAGCGCCACCAACCGAACACCCGCCAGCATTGCTCGATTCTCCCAGCTGCAGGATCGCGTACCGATCCACGCCGTCGTCGCCAACGTGGACCTCGTGGTCATTCGTCTGGGGCAGAAGGTGAGCGTACTGTACGGCCGCTGTTTGCATCGTGGCGCACTGATGTCTGACGGCCATGTCGAAGGTGACAACCTGATCTGCGGACTGCATGGCTGGGACTACCGCTTGGACACCGGCGTCAGCGAGTACAACAACGCCGAAGCGCTCGCGAAGTTCTCCGCCTGGGTCGAAGACGACGAGGTCTTCGTGGATCGGAAGGAAGTGGAGCGCTGGGTTCAGCAACACCCTCAACCCTACAAGCGGGAGCAGTACCTGGGCCTGTACCAAGATCCCCATGGCATTCCCGACGAAGACGTGAACGGCTACATCCAATCGCTCGCGCGCGAAGGGCTGACCCGGTTCGGGCATCACGGCCCGATCAGTGCCATGGGAGTGGGCCGGACCGAGCTGCCGGCCTGGAAGGATCTGCAGATCCTCACCGCGCAGCTGTGGAAGCAACCGCTGCTCGATGACGTGGCCGTGGCCACGGAACTGATCCTGGGGCCGCGAGCCCGCAAGCCACTGGCGCTGAAGATCCCAATCTTCGTGAGCGACATGTCCTTCGGCGCGCTCAGCGAAGAGGCGAAGGTCGCCCTGGCGCTCGGAGCAGAGAAGGCCGGCACGGGGATCTGCTCCGGAGAAGGCGGCATGCTGCCCGAGGAACAGGCAGCCAACTCGCGCTACTTCTACGAACTCGCGTCCGGGCGCTTCGGTTGGGCCCTGGACAAGGTCAAACACTGCCAAGCGTTCCACTTCAAGGCAGGCCAAGGCGCGAAGACCGGGACCGGCGGGCACCTGCCCGGCATCAAGGTCAAGGGCAAGATCGCTGAAGTGCGCGGCCTGCAGGAAGGTGAACCAGCGGTGAGTCCCGCGACCTTCGCGGATCTGAGGACGCCCGAGGACTACCGGCGGGTTGCCGACGAAGTGCGCGACGTCGCGGCGGGCATTCCCGTTGGCTTCAAACTGTCTGCGCAGCACATCGAACGCGATCTGGACTTCGCTCTGGCCGCGTCTGCGGACTACGTGATTCTGGATGGGCGAGGGGGTGGCACCGGCGCCGCACCGACGATCTTCAAAGAGAACATCTCGGTACCGACCATGGCAGCCATCGCGCGCGCGCGGCGGCACCTGGATGCCCGCGGCCGTCGGGACGTGACGCTGATTGCGACGGGTGGATTGCGCACCGAGTCGGATTTCGTAAAGGCAATGGCACTCGGTGCCGATGGCGTCGCCATCAGTAACAGCGCGCTTCAGGCCATCGGCTGCCTGGGCATGCGCGCCTGTCACACGAACAACTGCCCTGTGGGCATCGCGACGCAGAAGGACCACCTTCGCAAGCGTCTCATCGTGGAAGAGAGCGCAAGTCGTCTGGCTCGCTATCTGGCCGCAACCGTCGAACTGATGCAGGTGCTGGCGCGGGCTTGCGGTCACGACCGGCTTGGCGGCTTTTGCTTGGACGACCTGACGACCTACAAGCGCGAGATCGCGGATCTGACTGGCGTCGCCTTCGGCGGCGCCACTTGA
- a CDS encoding acyl-CoA dehydrogenase has product MDFELTESQELIQRTAREFAEKKLAPVASDLERHERFPKELIGQLAELGLLGVNIDSRFGGAEAGVIAYSLAMTEIARACASTAVTMAVTNMVAEVIQHFGNDEQRQQHLPRITSGEYVTGAFALSEPAAGSDPGAMTTSAKRVGDGYVLNGQKQWITNGGYAGVMVVWARTGGPGAKGISCFLVPGNAPGLSVGKPEDKLGIRASNTVPLTFDDCHVPASALLGEEGMGFRIAMMALDGGRIGIASQALGIGQAALASAITYAKERHAFKQPIANFQAIQWMLADSETELSAARLLTLRAAVLKENGKPFTREASMAKLFTSEAAQRVCNRAMQIHGGYGYTRDFPVERYLRDVRITTIYEGTSEIQRLVIARELLRD; this is encoded by the coding sequence ATGGACTTCGAGCTGACGGAGAGCCAGGAACTCATCCAACGAACCGCCCGCGAGTTCGCCGAAAAGAAGCTGGCGCCCGTCGCCAGTGACCTGGAGCGACACGAACGCTTCCCCAAGGAGCTGATTGGGCAGCTGGCGGAGTTGGGGCTGCTCGGCGTGAACATCGACAGCCGCTTCGGAGGTGCCGAGGCGGGAGTGATTGCCTACTCCCTGGCGATGACGGAGATCGCGCGTGCCTGCGCGAGCACCGCGGTGACCATGGCCGTGACCAACATGGTCGCGGAGGTCATCCAGCACTTCGGCAACGACGAGCAACGACAGCAGCACTTGCCGCGAATCACCAGCGGCGAGTACGTGACCGGTGCCTTCGCGTTGAGCGAGCCTGCCGCCGGCAGCGATCCGGGCGCCATGACCACCAGCGCCAAGCGAGTTGGCGACGGCTACGTGCTCAACGGCCAGAAGCAGTGGATCACCAACGGCGGCTACGCTGGCGTGATGGTGGTGTGGGCACGTACCGGTGGCCCCGGCGCCAAGGGCATCTCGTGCTTCTTGGTCCCGGGCAACGCGCCAGGGCTATCCGTGGGCAAACCCGAAGACAAGCTCGGGATCCGCGCATCCAACACCGTGCCCCTCACCTTCGACGATTGTCACGTGCCCGCGTCGGCCTTGCTCGGCGAGGAAGGCATGGGCTTTCGCATTGCAATGATGGCCCTCGACGGCGGGCGCATCGGCATCGCCTCCCAGGCTTTGGGCATCGGCCAAGCGGCGCTCGCCTCCGCCATCACCTACGCGAAAGAACGCCATGCCTTCAAGCAACCGATTGCCAATTTCCAGGCCATCCAGTGGATGCTGGCGGACAGTGAGACAGAGCTCTCCGCAGCGCGTTTGCTGACGCTTCGGGCGGCGGTGCTCAAGGAGAACGGCAAGCCGTTCACCCGAGAAGCGTCGATGGCCAAGCTGTTCACCAGTGAAGCGGCGCAGCGCGTGTGCAATCGCGCCATGCAGATCCACGGCGGTTACGGCTACACCCGCGATTTTCCCGTCGAGCGCTACTTGCGGGACGTGCGCATCACCACCATCTATGAAGGCACGAGTGAGATCCAACGACTGGTGATTGCACGCGAGCTGCTCCGAGACTGA
- a CDS encoding ABC transporter permease: protein MSRALLLRASAIALPLAVWQLIVTLGVLPTYVLPGPVTVLASLVDGLGDGTLGAAIVTSLRRLLLGYGLSSAAGVLLGIAMGRSKTVAGLCGSLVAGLQPLPSICWMPLALVWFGLNERAILFVVVLATLGTVALAVRDAVLGIPKLWLRAAANMGLSGWSLWWHVVLPAALPGTLTGLRIGWSYAWRALMAGELLFVAGGLGQVMHVGRELGDMARVMATMITIVLLGLAFENLLLASVERRMRRKWGLS from the coding sequence ATGAGTCGCGCGCTGCTGTTGCGTGCGAGCGCCATCGCACTGCCTCTTGCAGTTTGGCAGCTGATCGTGACCCTGGGCGTGTTGCCCACCTACGTGTTGCCCGGGCCTGTCACTGTGCTTGCGTCGTTGGTCGACGGTTTGGGCGACGGCACACTTGGCGCCGCCATCGTCACGAGTCTGCGGCGCCTACTGTTGGGCTACGGGTTATCGAGCGCCGCCGGCGTTCTGCTCGGTATCGCCATGGGACGCTCGAAGACCGTCGCCGGACTGTGTGGCTCCCTGGTCGCGGGTCTTCAACCGCTTCCCAGCATCTGCTGGATGCCGCTGGCGCTGGTGTGGTTCGGTCTGAACGAGCGCGCCATCTTGTTCGTGGTGGTACTGGCCACGCTCGGGACCGTCGCGTTGGCCGTGCGCGACGCGGTCTTGGGCATCCCCAAGCTGTGGCTGCGCGCCGCGGCGAACATGGGCCTCTCTGGCTGGAGCTTGTGGTGGCACGTGGTGCTGCCGGCGGCCTTGCCCGGAACGCTGACGGGCCTACGCATCGGCTGGAGCTACGCCTGGCGAGCGCTGATGGCCGGCGAGCTCTTGTTCGTTGCCGGCGGGCTGGGCCAAGTCATGCACGTGGGGCGAGAGCTGGGCGACATGGCGCGCGTCATGGCCACGATGATCACCATCGTGCTCCTAGGCCTGGCCTTCGAGAATCTGCTGCTCGCGAGCGTGGAACGCCGCATGCGCCGCAAGTGGGGGCTTTCGTGA